From Woronichinia naegeliana WA131, the proteins below share one genomic window:
- a CDS encoding ammonium transporter — MSDPKDPCKSHPLNLVNSRSWPWLGLPLTTLLVVFSHASVLSQTQPTNSPLTSNTGILSLTALINNLWILLAFLLVMAMYGGFAFLTAGLCRSKNVVNILLTHLTIWMLTLLVFWGFGFAFMFGSQGNGWLGNAPWFLGSDNVLLYGLKPYPQGLPLTLFFLFQSALAGLTAMIVAGAVAERVKFGDFLIFTIALVGLGYAIVGHWVWGGGWLAKMGFQDFAGSTVIHCVGGWAAFSGLAILGPRMGKYETRRINRLAGHNLSLAFLGCLLLWLGWFGLIGGKGLTLTPTVPVLLLTANLAAIASGLVALFIGWWRSGKPDLALTIRGILAGLVAISGSCNQISFSSAIIIGAIAGLLTVSFLGWFDRVHLDDPVGMLSIHLVGGLWGTIAVGIFDLKGGLIRGQSGLLLNQLIGIAAIGVFIIIFSGLVWLLLKVSNGLRVDLEGEINGLDMSEHGQSAYPEFLHSEKGNIWNPYEPIPTPEEPVAAPENTPTTTETAPVQTPESSGEREIETMNATLESDNPPE; from the coding sequence ATGTCCGACCCCAAAGACCCCTGCAAAAGTCATCCCCTTAACCTTGTCAATTCTCGATCTTGGCCTTGGCTTGGTTTACCCCTGACAACCCTACTGGTGGTCTTTAGTCATGCCTCGGTCTTATCCCAAACCCAGCCGACAAATTCCCCACTAACCAGCAACACCGGCATCTTATCCTTAACCGCTCTGATCAACAACCTTTGGATACTATTAGCCTTTTTACTGGTAATGGCAATGTATGGCGGCTTTGCCTTTTTAACCGCCGGATTATGTCGCTCCAAAAACGTCGTCAATATTTTGCTGACTCACCTGACGATTTGGATGCTGACCCTCCTCGTTTTTTGGGGATTTGGTTTTGCCTTCATGTTTGGCAGTCAGGGCAATGGCTGGTTAGGAAACGCCCCTTGGTTTTTAGGCAGTGATAACGTTCTACTCTATGGACTCAAACCCTATCCCCAGGGTTTACCCCTAACCCTGTTTTTCCTCTTTCAAAGTGCCTTAGCCGGTTTAACCGCCATGATTGTGGCTGGAGCCGTGGCAGAACGGGTCAAATTTGGTGACTTTTTAATCTTTACCATTGCCTTAGTTGGGTTAGGCTATGCGATCGTTGGCCATTGGGTTTGGGGCGGGGGTTGGTTAGCCAAGATGGGCTTTCAGGACTTTGCCGGATCAACCGTAATTCATTGCGTGGGTGGTTGGGCGGCCTTTTCAGGACTGGCTATTCTAGGGCCAAGGATGGGGAAATATGAAACTAGACGCATTAATCGACTGGCTGGCCATAATCTAAGCCTGGCGTTTCTAGGTTGTTTGCTGCTTTGGCTCGGTTGGTTCGGCCTGATCGGGGGAAAAGGATTAACCCTAACGCCAACGGTTCCGGTACTACTACTTACCGCCAATTTGGCCGCGATCGCCTCTGGATTAGTGGCCCTGTTCATCGGTTGGTGGCGATCGGGTAAACCAGATTTAGCCTTAACTATTCGGGGAATTTTGGCCGGATTAGTGGCCATTTCTGGCAGTTGTAATCAAATTTCTTTTAGTTCAGCGATTATTATTGGCGCGATCGCCGGACTTTTAACCGTTAGTTTTCTGGGCTGGTTTGATCGAGTTCATTTAGATGATCCCGTCGGAATGTTATCCATCCATTTAGTCGGTGGTTTATGGGGAACCATTGCTGTGGGGATTTTTGACCTCAAAGGCGGCTTAATTCGAGGTCAGTCAGGGCTGTTACTCAATCAATTGATCGGTATAGCGGCGATCGGGGTTTTTATCATCATCTTTAGTGGTTTAGTGTGGTTACTGCTTAAAGTTAGCAATGGCTTACGGGTGGATTTAGAAGGAGAAATCAATGGTTTAGATATGAGTGAACATGGACAATCTGCCTATCCTGAATTTCTGCACTCAGAAAAAGGTAATATTTGGAATCCCTATGAACCCATTCCCACCCCCGAAGAACCAGTAGCCGCGCCAGAAAATACGCCGACAACGACAGAAACCGCCCCTGTGCAAACCCCTGAAAGTTCTGGAGAACGGGAAATAGAAACCATGAACGCTACCCTAGAAAGTGATAACCCTCCAGAGTAG